In the Paenibacillus sp. FSL R7-0337 genome, ACGGGAAGCATTTGCCTGCCTTAAGCAGACAGGATAAGGTTCAAGTGGTAGCTTTTTGCGATATTATCAAGGAACGGGCTGAAGCGGCTGCTGAACAATATGGCGGTGCAGATGCTGCTGTCTATACGGACTATCAGGAATTATTGAAGGATGCTTCCATTGATATTGTTCATGTGCTTACTCCTAATGACGCGCATGCGGAAATATCCATTGCAGCCTTGGAAGCGGGCAAGCACGTGATGTGTGAGAAGCCCATGGCCAAAACAGCGGCGGACGCCAAACGTATGGCTGAAGCAGCGAAACGTACTGGGATGAAGCTGACCATAGGGTATGACAACCGGTTCCGGCAAGACAGCCTGTATCTGAAAAAAGTCTGTGAAGCAGGCGAGCTCGGCCATATCTATTATGCGAAAGCACATGCGATCCGGCGGAGAGCGGTCCCTACCTGGGGGGTATTCCTGGATGAGGAGAAGCAGGGGGGCGGCCCGCTCATTGATATTGGAACCCATGCGCTGGATCTGACGCTCTGGATGATGGACAACTACAAACCGAAGGTTGTGCTGGGGACCAAATACCACGAGCTCTCCCAAAAAGAAGATGCGGCCAACGCCTGGGGACCCTGGGACCCGAAGAAATTCACCGTGGAAGACTCTGCGTTCGGGATGATTGTAATGGAGAATGGAGCAACGATTACGCTGGAGGCGAGCTGGGCGCTGAATTCGCTGGATGTGGATGAAGCCAAGTGCAGCTTAAGCGGAACCGAAGCGGGTGCGGACATGAAGAACGGTCTCCGGATTAACGGGGAGAAGCATAGCAAGCTCTACACGAATGAAATTGAGCTTGGTGCCGGAGGAGTGGCCTTCTATGAAGGCAAAGAAGAGAAAGCTACGGATATCGAATTAAGAAAGTGGATCGAAGCGATCGAACAGGACAAAGATCCGGTCGTCACTCCTGAACAGGCTTATGTAGTCTCACGGATTCTGGAGGCCATCTATGAATCGGCACAGACGGGGAAAGCCGTATATTTGGACTAGGCGGTCATTGCCCGAGTCAAATCTCAGATTTCGTAAAAGCTTCAAATGTTAAAAAAGCAGCGATTCTCTTATGGGAGAATTGCTGCTTTCTGTTTTTGGTCCATTGATGTTTGGACGGTTTCTTTTTTGTGTTAAAAAATCTGTTTTCGCATCCCGCTTAAACAGCGGAGCGGACGGAACGACCCGCGGAAAAGCGGCAGCGGTCGCCTTTGTGTCCGGATTTTCACCGCTAAGGGAATGAAAAAAATCTGGACACAACAGCGATTGTAACAACGTTCCGTTTGCGGAGCGTCCTCATCGACACAAACGTCCATCTAACTCCAAAACAAGGGGTATCCCAGCCATTTCATGGCTTATGGACACCCTCTTATTGTTTATCTATTTTTTGCCGAATTGCCATTTACAATCTGACATCTAGCGTAGATCTTCTGTAGAAGAACCACGCTGCAATCACGAGCGTAGCAGCCACCAGTATCCCGGACTCGCCTGTCCAGAGATAGGCATTCTTCCCGCTGGTGTACCGGTCGAAAGCGTCCTGAATGATAGCATTCCATGAGGCGTGGAGCAGAACCGCCGGCCATATGCTCCCCGTGCTTAAGCGCAATAGACTAATAATGATGTTGAATGAGCTGATGGTTACCATGAACAATACGATCGATAAGGCCAGGGAAGGGCCGGAATAGTAGCTGCCGATTAGAATCGCCGGGATATGCCACATGCCCCAGATCAGTCCGCTCATGAGAATAGGCTTCGGGACACGGGCCTCAGTAAGCCGGGTCAGCATGTATCCTCTCCAGCCTAGCTCTTCTCCAGCACTGCTGATAATTCCCATCGCGGTCCCAACAGACATTTGAATCAGGATCGCCCCGACTAGTGCACCGACAACATTGCCATTGTGGCCGGTATACTCCGTCAGTCCTGTGATCCAGGCAGTCCCGTAGGCCAACAGACCAACCGCCACCGGCAATAACAAGATGAATGGAATCGCCCTGAGCGTGCGCCGTCCCCCGGACCTCAGGGAGATATCCGCGAAGCCCTCACGCCGCAGGATACGGGTGAGTATGGAGGAGATCCCGGGCGCCCACATCAGCAGCAAGCCGTACACAGGCGTTACAGTAAGGGCCAATATGTAGCTTATAGCCGTAAGGGGTATAAGAATCAGGAAGAATACTAGCAACCCTCTCCTGGCAGATTGGACGGTCTCCTCTTTTTCGATGGTGCTCATTTCAATTTCACTCCTTTGAATGTGTGTAATGCTTGGTAGAGTATAGCAACGAACGGGGAAGTGAGGAACAACCTGGAGCCCAGCAGGCCATTGGGACCTTGGCCCAGTCATCTATGAGACTGTAGATGTAGGGAGACTTTTATACGCATAATCTGGACCTCTGCTACCGCACACTGCTGGTTCAATCCGTTACCCCTTTAATTAAAAATATAAGAATTTATAGGTTTCACATGATAACTTATCCTTCTATTTCTCGCTGAAACGGTACCGTCCTTTACAGGGACGGCAAATCCGTTTCCACTTGTTGAAGGAATGATGCTGTAAAGAGACAAATGTTATATTAATTGCGCAGAAAAAAAGTATTGTATAAGAAAAGGAAACAACTTCTAAAACGTTCCTGCTTAAAAATCCTCTGTTTTTCTCCTGTTTTCTACGCATTTTTCGTAAACCTACAAAAACCTACCGAATCCTACATATATCATGTTATGTAATATAACACCAACTATTGAATTTTGTATTAATTCCCACAATTATTAGTGACGATTCCCTGGCCTTGTGTTAATATAAATGACATCATAATCCAAGAATAGAGAAGCAGCACAGAGAAAGGGGTATACAAGATGAATATGGGGAGAAGGGGATGGCGATGGAGTATTTCATTCAGCAACTAATAAACGGGATTTCCGTAGGCAGTATTTACGCTCTGATCGCCCTTGGTTACACAATGGTGTACGGTATCATCAAGCTGATTAATTTTGCGCATGGCGATGTATTCATGGTTGGGTCGTTCATCGGTCTGTACAGTGCCAAATACCTGGCGAATGCCGGATTGCCGCCGATCGTTGTACTGCTCTTGTCGCTGATCATCTCGATGACCATTAGTGCATTGCTCGGTATCAGCATTGAACGTCTGGCGTATAAGCCGCTTCGTAAGTCCACTCGAATTGCAGCGCTGATTACAGCGATCGGCGTATCCTTCCTGCTCGAATATACCGGAGTCTTGATCCTCGGGCCGCAGGCCAAGGGCTTCCCGGATATTATGGATAAGAAGCAGTATCATCTCTTCGGGTCCTCCATCCAGGTCGAATCCAACCAGATCATGATTCTGCTAACAACGATTATTCTTATGCTTGTACTGCAATATATCGTTCGTTACACCAAGACGGGAAAAGCTATGCGGGCCGTATCCTTCGATGTGGAAGCGGCGCGGCTGATGGGCATCAACGTAGACCGCACTATTTCAGCCACCTTCGCGATCGGTTCAGCGCTTGCCGCTGCCGCAGGCGTGATTTTCGGAATGACGTACAATTCGGTTGATCCGCTCATGGGCGTAATGCCCGGGCTTAAGGCTTTTGTCGCGGCAGTACTTGGAGGGATTGGCAGTATACCGGGTGCGCTTGTCGGCGGATTGCTGCTGGGAACGGTGGAGACAGAGATTTCTTCGCTCGGGTTCTCCTCCTGGCGTGACGGCGTAGCCTTTGCGGTACTGATTCTAATCCTTATCTTCAGACCATCCGGACTGTTCGGCAAGAATGTCCGGGAGAAAGTGTAGGGGGAAGCTGCCGTGAAAAAGATAAATAATAAGTTCTGGCTGGGCATACTGACCGCCTTTGCGTTCTATGGAATCGTAAAAGTTCTTCTAACAACGGAAATTCTTAGTGATGTGAATCAGTCTATGCTGCTGCTCATCGGGGTTAACATCATGCTGGCCGTGTCGCTGAACCTGATTACCGGGATTACCGGGCAGTTCTCCATTGGTCATGCCGGGTTCATGTCAGTGGGTGCGTATACCTCGGCGATCCTGACTCTTGACTACAATGTGCCGTTCATTCCTGCGATTCTTGCGGGTGGGCTGCTGGCAGCGGTATTCGGTGTATTGATCGGGATGCCTACGCTCCGGCTTAACGGGGACTATCTTGCTATTGCCACGCTGGGGTTCGGTGAGATCATCCGCATCATTATGCTGAATACGGAATTTGTCGGCGGAGCTTCAGGGCTAAGCGGTATTCCGGCCAAAACCACCTGGACCATGCTCTTCTTCTTCACTCTGATTTCAGTTGTACTGATTAATAACTTCATTAGATCTACTCACGGCCGGGCCTGTATTGCGATCCGCGAGAATGAGATTGCCGCTGAGGCGATGGGGATTAATACGACACGCTACAAAATCATTGCCTTCACTATCGGTGCGCTGTTTGCCGGAATGGCGGGCGGCCTGTCAGCCCATACGTTCTATGTTATTACGCCAGGCAGCTTCAACTTCCTGAAGTCTTTTGAAATCATCGTCATGGTTGTTCTCGGGGGGCTGGGCAGTACCGCGGGCTCTATCGTGGGTGCGGTGTTCGTTACCCTGCTGTATACCTACTTACGTGAATTCCCGGAATGGCGCATGATTATCTACTCCATTGTGCTCATTCTGATGATGATCTTCCGTCCAAGCGGCCTGCTTGGCGTAAGCAAATTCTCATTTGGCAAGTTCGGCAAAAAGGAGGCGAAGGCAAATGACGCAATCAAGAGCAGCGGTACTCCTTGATGTGAAAGCGGCCAGCCGGGCCTTCGGCGGACTGAAGGCGGTCAGCGAGGTATCTCTTCATATTGATAAAGGCGAGCTGATCGGCCTGATCGGGCCCAACGGTGCAGGTAAAACCACACTATTCAACCTGTTGACCGGAGTGTACCCGCCATCGTCGGGCAGGATTCTTTTGAATAATGAGTCTATCGGCGGGATGAAGCCCTACAAGATCAATCATAAAGGCGCTGCGCGTACGTTCCAGAACATCCGCCTGTTTACGGCTATGACGGTGCTGGAGAACGTCAAGATTGCCTTCCATCAGCATGCGAAGCACTCGTTGTTCTCTTCGATGCTACGTCTGCCGAAGCATTTCCAGGGCGAAGAGGAGATTACCCGGAAGGCGATGGATATTCTCTCCATCTTCAATCTGGCTGATCAGAGTGAAGAGGTAGCGAGCAACCTGAGCTATGGGAATCAGCGGCGTCTGGAGATTGCCCGGGCGCTTGCGGCCGGACCCAAGCTGCTCTTGCTCGATGAGCCGGCTGCCGGGATGAACCCGAATGAGACGCGTGACCTGATGAATCTGATCGCCTGGATCCGGGAGGAGTTCGACCTGACGATTCTGCTGATTGAGCATGATATGTCACTGGTAATGGGAGTCTGCAGCCGCATCTACGTGCTGGACCGCGGAATCCTGATCGCTGACGGCACGCCGGCGGAGATCCGCAACAATCCGAAGGTCATCGAAGCGTATTTGGGACAGGAGGCGTAGCGTCATGCTTACAGTACAAGGGATTAATGTATATTACGGAGCGATTCATGCCTTGAAGGACCTCAGCATCACCGTGAAGCAGGGGGAGATTGTGACGCTGATCGGTGCCAACGGTGCCGGCAAGTCAACGCTCCTCAAGACGCTCTCGGGGCTGCTGAAGCCCAAGACAGGAAGTATTGAATTCCTGGGTAAATCGATAACGAATCAAAGTGTACAGGCGATTGTCAAAGAAGGGCTGATCCATTGTCCCGAAGGACGGCGCGTATTCGCTAATATGTCGGTCGAGGAGAATCTCGAATTGGGCGCTTACCTGCAGGATGGAAGCAGTCTGGCTGCGGACTTCGCGAAGGTATACAACACCTTCCCGCGATTGCTTGAGCGCAAGAAGCAGCAGGCGGGAACCTTATCCGGCGGGGAGCAGCAGATGCTGGCGATGGGCCGGGCAATTATGGGCCACCCGAAGCTGCTGCTGCTGGATGAACCGTCGATGGGGCTGGCGCCGCTGCTGGTCCAGGATATTTTCAAAATTATAAAAGAAGTCAATGATGCCGGAACCACTGTATTGCTGGTCGAGCAGAATGCGCACCAGGCACTTAAAATCGCTGACCGCGCTTATGTCCTGGAGACAGGCCGGGTAGTGCTTGAAGGGGATGCCAAGGAATTGGCCGACTCCGATGAGATCAAAATGGCTTATCTCGGGCACTAAGCAGGGTATCCATCGTACAGCAGCATCACAGAAACAACATATATAAACTAAATAATCAGGAGGCTGGGAGAAACTATGAAGAAAATTGGGGCCATTATCTTGTCGACAGTATTGACTGCGGTATTAGCATCCGGCTGCGGCAACAACACAGAGAACAGCGGTAACTCTGCAAGCGGCGGCAACACGGCCGGAGGCACCATCAAGATCGGGGCTGAC is a window encoding:
- a CDS encoding Gfo/Idh/MocA family oxidoreductase, whose protein sequence is MSKVYRVGVIGCGGIANGKHLPALSRQDKVQVVAFCDIIKERAEAAAEQYGGADAAVYTDYQELLKDASIDIVHVLTPNDAHAEISIAALEAGKHVMCEKPMAKTAADAKRMAEAAKRTGMKLTIGYDNRFRQDSLYLKKVCEAGELGHIYYAKAHAIRRRAVPTWGVFLDEEKQGGGPLIDIGTHALDLTLWMMDNYKPKVVLGTKYHELSQKEDAANAWGPWDPKKFTVEDSAFGMIVMENGATITLEASWALNSLDVDEAKCSLSGTEAGADMKNGLRINGEKHSKLYTNEIELGAGGVAFYEGKEEKATDIELRKWIEAIEQDKDPVVTPEQAYVVSRILEAIYESAQTGKAVYLD
- a CDS encoding type II CAAX endopeptidase family protein; translation: MSTIEKEETVQSARRGLLVFFLILIPLTAISYILALTVTPVYGLLLMWAPGISSILTRILRREGFADISLRSGGRRTLRAIPFILLLPVAVGLLAYGTAWITGLTEYTGHNGNVVGALVGAILIQMSVGTAMGIISSAGEELGWRGYMLTRLTEARVPKPILMSGLIWGMWHIPAILIGSYYSGPSLALSIVLFMVTISSFNIIISLLRLSTGSIWPAVLLHASWNAIIQDAFDRYTSGKNAYLWTGESGILVAATLVIAAWFFYRRSTLDVRL
- a CDS encoding branched-chain amino acid ABC transporter permease codes for the protein MEYFIQQLINGISVGSIYALIALGYTMVYGIIKLINFAHGDVFMVGSFIGLYSAKYLANAGLPPIVVLLLSLIISMTISALLGISIERLAYKPLRKSTRIAALITAIGVSFLLEYTGVLILGPQAKGFPDIMDKKQYHLFGSSIQVESNQIMILLTTIILMLVLQYIVRYTKTGKAMRAVSFDVEAARLMGINVDRTISATFAIGSALAAAAGVIFGMTYNSVDPLMGVMPGLKAFVAAVLGGIGSIPGALVGGLLLGTVETEISSLGFSSWRDGVAFAVLILILIFRPSGLFGKNVREKV
- a CDS encoding branched-chain amino acid ABC transporter permease — its product is MKKINNKFWLGILTAFAFYGIVKVLLTTEILSDVNQSMLLLIGVNIMLAVSLNLITGITGQFSIGHAGFMSVGAYTSAILTLDYNVPFIPAILAGGLLAAVFGVLIGMPTLRLNGDYLAIATLGFGEIIRIIMLNTEFVGGASGLSGIPAKTTWTMLFFFTLISVVLINNFIRSTHGRACIAIRENEIAAEAMGINTTRYKIIAFTIGALFAGMAGGLSAHTFYVITPGSFNFLKSFEIIVMVVLGGLGSTAGSIVGAVFVTLLYTYLREFPEWRMIIYSIVLILMMIFRPSGLLGVSKFSFGKFGKKEAKANDAIKSSGTP
- a CDS encoding ABC transporter ATP-binding protein yields the protein MTQSRAAVLLDVKAASRAFGGLKAVSEVSLHIDKGELIGLIGPNGAGKTTLFNLLTGVYPPSSGRILLNNESIGGMKPYKINHKGAARTFQNIRLFTAMTVLENVKIAFHQHAKHSLFSSMLRLPKHFQGEEEITRKAMDILSIFNLADQSEEVASNLSYGNQRRLEIARALAAGPKLLLLDEPAAGMNPNETRDLMNLIAWIREEFDLTILLIEHDMSLVMGVCSRIYVLDRGILIADGTPAEIRNNPKVIEAYLGQEA
- a CDS encoding ABC transporter ATP-binding protein, producing the protein MLTVQGINVYYGAIHALKDLSITVKQGEIVTLIGANGAGKSTLLKTLSGLLKPKTGSIEFLGKSITNQSVQAIVKEGLIHCPEGRRVFANMSVEENLELGAYLQDGSSLAADFAKVYNTFPRLLERKKQQAGTLSGGEQQMLAMGRAIMGHPKLLLLDEPSMGLAPLLVQDIFKIIKEVNDAGTTVLLVEQNAHQALKIADRAYVLETGRVVLEGDAKELADSDEIKMAYLGH